Sequence from the Verrucomicrobiia bacterium genome:
CCGATTACTGGTTCCTTCGTTTTTTTCTCCAAAACTTGACCTCTGACTTGGCGACCACGTTTATATTGGCTACTTTGCGTGCTATCAAAATAAAAACCGGAAGAGAGAGGAAAAGGCCCCAATAATATATCCCCTTGGTTTAAAGGCATAGTTTTTTTCAATTGCCGAAAAGCTACATTTTCATTCGGCAGGATTTTGATAGGCTCCATTGCCAAATAACCGTATGAAAAACCGGTAACAATGCCGTCGGTAATCTTAATATTCTTGATTTCTTTTGTTTCATAATTGGGATGGAAAATCACAACGTCATAGGAATCTGGGGGTATGTTTACAATTGAGAAATTACCCTCAAAATCGGTAGCGGTTTGATAATTGGTTGCTTGTCCACTTTTCATAAGTTGAACTTTGGCTCCAGCTATTACTGTTGCCGTTACTCGGTCGGTTACATGACCCCTGAGTTCGTTGGTAAGGCCAGAAGAAACGAGCGTTGGGAGGATCACAAAACTTATGAGCATTATCAGAAGCTTCTTCATAATATCCTCTATATGAATATACGGAAGTAAGCGGCGAAATGTGAGTAGGCGCATTTACGCCCGTTCGATTTTGCAGATAAAACAGCCGGCTTCGGCGTTGCGGGCGTGGAGGAATTCCACGTTGGGGTTTTCCTCGAAAATTTGGACGATAAGCTCGTCCACGTCGGCATCTCCCACCAATTTGGTGAACACCATCTGCTGGTCGCGGCTGTAGCCAATCAGGGTAAGCGGGAAGTTTTCCGGGTCGGCTTTTATGGCCGGGGGAAAGCGGTGGATATCGCCGTACGGCTCCACCTCCTTGGCGTGGATGAAGATGGGGCCGTTTTGGTTGTAGGCGTTCTGTTTTTCGAACGGCGAATGGCTGAAAACCAAACGCCGGTCGGTTCCCGGCACAAAAGGAGAGAGGGAAACCCTGCAAGGACCATACCCGGTGGCCAGTTGTTCCATCACCTCATTGCCGAACTGGTCTTTTTTTGACTTGCGAATCCGGTCGGCAAATTCTTTCGATAGGGGTACGATTTTGAATTTGATCATAATTTTTTCTCTTATTTTTGTAGTTAGCGAATCATCTCGGTCCCGCCACGATAAAATAAAACGGAGCATCGTTAAAAGCTTGGGAATCATTACGAGTTTCCACGATAAAGGATGTTGCTGTCGCTGAGTGAGTAGCGATCGTACCGGGTCCTCCAACTGCCAGCGATTTGGAAACAACGGGGGTGGGAACCCCGGAAAAAGGTGTCGTAAACGAGATGACGTATATTCCGGGGTTCGGTCTAAAAACAGTAAAGCCCGAACCGGCATCGATAGTGCCGGAATCGGAAACAGACCCCCGGATAATTCTTAGATTTTCATCGCCGCCGGCTGCAAACCATTGTCCCGCGTTTCCAATTTTAACATTTCCCCTCACATCCAGCAGCTCCGAGGGAGTGGTTGTGCCGATGCCGACATTGCCGGTTGTAGACAGATTGCCGCCGATGGCCACATCGCCGCTTACGGACCCACCAGTTGCTCCCTGTATGGTGCCGACGTAATTGGAGCGGATTGAAATCAAAGCGAAGGGAGTGCTGGTAAGCCGAGTACGGGGGGACATTTCCGGATCGGAACCGACAGCAGTACCTAAATAGAATACGGGGGAAAATCCTATAAAAACGGAGGCATCCAGCGGAAAGAGATTCCCCAACAAAACGTTATAAAGGCCATTTGTCGTGGTGACGGTCTGGGTTTCATCCCAGAGCAAAGACCCCGCTGTTGAATCCGTGTAAATTCTGAATGTGACGGTATACGAGCCGTCCGGCACCGGGTTTCCAGTGGAATCACGCAAAATCCCTTGAAAATTGACCAAAGCCGGTACCGCTGCCGAAGCCGTTGAACCGAGAATTAAAGATATTCCCAACAGGCAAGCGAGCTTAAATTGTCTCATCGAGGTCTCCTTTTTTTTGAACAGGTTAATCCTTCATTCAGAAAAAAGTAACTACGAAGGAGAGTAAGTCAAGCATTTTTAGCAGGGGGGACTATAATCCAGAGGCCGATTGAACGGCCCCCGTTTTGGCCGCCTCCCAGACCAGCATCGCCTTCTTACGCGGCACGCCCCAGCGGTAGTTGCCAAAGGCGCCGATTTTCTGGATGACCCGGTGGCAAGGGATTAAATAGGCAACGTAATTATTGGCCACGGCGGAGCCGACGGCGCGGGAGGCGGTCGGTTTGCCAATCCGGGCGGCGATTTCCTCATAGGAGGCCACGCATCCGGCCGGGATTTTCAAGAGCGCCTCCCAGACCTTTATCTGAAAGTTGGTGCCTTTCAAGAAAAGTTTCAAAGCCGTTCCGTTTCGCTTTGCGCCGCCGAAGATTTTCTCCAAATAGGAAGCGGTTGCCTTCCGGTTTTCGGTAATCTGGGCATTGGGCCAGTTGGCGCAGAGATACTGCAGCGCCTTCTTCGAGTTACCGTCTTCAATGAACGACAGCCCGCAGATACCCCGCTCGGTTACGGCCAATAGGCACTCGCCAAAGGGGGAGGGGTGAATGCCATAGGAAATCTTCAAACCGGTCCCTTTTTGCTTGAATTCTCCCGGCGTTACCGCTTCAATATTCACAAATAAATCATGCAGCCGCCCGGGGCTGGAAAGGCCGGCTTCGTAGGTGGCGTCCAGCACGCTTTTGGACTCTTCCAAAAGCTTTTTGGCATAGTCGAGGGTCAAAAACTGCATAAACTTCTTGGGGCTGACCCCCGCCCAGCGGGTGAAAATCCGCTGGAAATGAAATTCGCTCAAATGAACGCTTTGGGCAATTTCCTTTAAGTCCGGCTGACGGTGGTAGTTTTCTTCCAGATACAGGATGGCCCGCTCCATCCGTTTGTAATCTTCCGAGAGCCGGGGGTAGCCATTTGTCATAGTTTCCATACCCTTTCCTTTCGGTAATATACGCTCCAATTTTTCCGATTCATAGAACATACGGCAGTAAAGGAAAGATTTTGGGAGAAGCAAACAACCCGAATCTTGCTGACCTTTGCAGGGGTTTGCCTGCCCGGCCGGAGGTTAATCAAGCCCCTACGGAAGGCATCTTACAGCGTATAATATAGTAGGGTGATAAGAGGGTGAAATACAAAAGGGTGCTTCTGCCGATTTTTCCGCTAAAGACCGTCCTTTTTCCGGGGATGCCGCTGCCTTTGCGCATCTTTGAACCGCGGTACAAAAAAATGGTAGGGGAGTGTTTGGCGGGGAGCGGAAACTTTGGTGTGGTTTTAATCAAGGAAGGGGAGGAGGCCGGGCCGTCCGCGGCGCCGTTCGAAGTCGGCACGGAGGCCAAAATCATCAAGGCGGAACGGCTGGATGACGGGCAGCTTTTTATCATAGTTTCGGGCCAAAGGCGCTTCAAAATCGTCAAACTGCTGGAGCCCGAGCCGTACCTTTCCGCCGAGGTGGTTTTTTTGCCGGAGCTGGAGGGGGACCGGAATGCCGCCCTTTTGACCGACCAGATTTTGCGGCTGGTGCTTTCCGATTTTGTCCAGCTCGCTTCCATATTCACGCTGGAGCCGGTCTATCCCTTCCGCTTTCCGAGCGACCCGGCCCGGTTTTCGTTTCTGGCCTCCCATCTTTTGAGCGCGCCGATGACCACCAAACAGCAGCTTTTGGAATCGGAAACGGTGGAAGACCGTCTCAAGCTGGCGCGCAAGCTGTTCGTGGAGGAGCGCACCCGCTTCATTCAGGAAGAAATTCCCAAGGCCTTTCCGGAGAATTAAAAAAGCCCCGTCCGGTTGGTTCGAACGGGGCTTTGAAAGTTCTTTTTTATTAATTCGAGGTTGAAACCTCTTTTTTGGTCTCGAAGGTGGGCGGGGTCAATTCCGTTTCCGGAACCGTCACGGTCATCGGCTTGTTCAAATTGAAAGTCAAGGTCAACCCGGCCGGGTAAACCAAATTCTCCCGTCCCGTGGCGGCCGCCGCACCGGTGCCCGCCGCCGCGCCGGCCACGGCGCCGATGGCAGCCCCCTTTTTCTTGCCGATGATTCCGCCGATGATGGCGCCGGCCGCTGCGCCGCCGCCAATCATACCTACTTCACGCCCCGTGTGGGATTTTCCTTTCTTGTAAATGGAGTCCACTTCCACCTCGTAGGTTTTTCCCTTCGGGGTGGTGATTTCGGTTACCACAAAGCCAATCTCCGGCGAGGTTTTGAGCGTGCCGCCCTTCACCAGCTTGGTGATGACGCCCGAGCAGGTGGAACCGGCCGGAATCAAAACCTTCCCTTCCATTTCCACCGGCTCGGCCAAAACGCCGGTAAACAAGTCCCCTTCCTGGTTTTCGTTGGTTTGGAGCGTGTCGTTCAAGGTGACCTTGAGCGGCGTGCCGGAAGGAATGGTCACCTTCACCATCTTCGGTTTGGGCGGCGTTTTCTTTTTAACCGGCGCCGGCTCGGTTTTGGTTTCCGCCGGCTTGGTCTCTGTGGTCGTGGCTGTCTGGTCGGTGCTCTGGCCGAACGACTCATCCATGGTCTGGGTCGTTTCCGTCCCGGCTTGCTGTTCTTCGTTTTTCTTGCCGCAGCCGAAAACCAAAAAGGCCGCCAGCATCAAAACCGCAAAAAGTTTCATCCTTTTCATATTCCCTCCTTTATACTTTCTTATACCGCCCAAATCTTCGGGCGTAGCTGAAAATACGCCTTTTTACGGCGCTCCCGCAAGCAAAATCGGATGCCTAATTAGTATCGGCAGCCCAATGGATTATGTGGAGGATGAAAAAATTTCGATTTGCATGGCAAACGAAACCAGTTGACGCTTTTCGGTTGATTTCTATATTCGGTTAGTCCCTCCCGCGTCCGTGGAAAGCGTGCCCGGGTCGGCGTTTGTTGAAAACCCTTGCAGGCGGGAAGTTTTTCCCGTTTACAACTGGGGGTGTAGCTCAGTGGTAGAGCATCTGCCTTTTAAGCAGGAGGTCGGTGGTTCGATCCCACCCACCCTCAGATGATACCGAGATTGGAGATTAGAGATTAGAGACTAAAAACCAATCCAAAAATTTTGCGCCATTAGCTCAGTTGGTAGAGCAGCTGACTCTTAATCAGCGGGTCGGAGGTTCGAGTCCTCCATGGCGCATTTTTTAGCCCCCGGCGTGCAGTTCAATATTCACCCACACAACGAGTTAGGCGACAACGACGTCTTTTACTTTGACCAGAGGAGGAGCCAAAAAATGTCGCCTGATTTCTTTGCGGAACTTTTGAGAGATGCCGATACAACCGATATGCGTTTTCATGACTTGGCTGAGCAGTTCTACTACGACTGCAAGGTCCGAAATTTATCCCCCAATACCCTGCGGGGGTACGGAGAGCGCTTGATGAACTTTTACTTATTTCTAAAAGTGCGCAAAATTCGACTGGAGGGAGTCAACCGTGCCGTAATTCAGGATTACATCATGTCCTTGAAGGATCGAGTCTCCGACCATACCGTGAATGGCCGACTGCGTGTTCTTCGCGTATTCTTCCGGTTCTTGGCCCGGGAAGGGTTGTCGTCCAACGGCAATCCGATGGACAAAGTTTCCCTAATAAAAACGGAAAACACACTAAAGCCAATTCTCATGCCGGAACAGATCGAGCAGCTCCTCTCCGTCCCAAATAAACGGATTTTTACGGGCT
This genomic interval carries:
- a CDS encoding carboxypeptidase regulatory-like domain-containing protein, translating into MKKLLIMLISFVILPTLVSSGLTNELRGHVTDRVTATVIAGAKVQLMKSGQATNYQTATDFEGNFSIVNIPPDSYDVVIFHPNYETKEIKNIKITDGIVTGFSYGYLAMEPIKILPNENVAFRQLKKTMPLNQGDILLGPFPLSSGFYFDSTQSSQYKRGRQVRGQVLEKKTKEPVIGARIHLFLYDGTSTKLSAITDIKGNFLILNLPPGTYQLEISYGPSFVKQLIKNVKVEDDRIFETGIIYMEEKAVEGDTLILPSGNRSY
- a CDS encoding DUF1203 domain-containing protein, with translation MIKFKIVPLSKEFADRIRKSKKDQFGNEVMEQLATGYGPCRVSLSPFVPGTDRRLVFSHSPFEKQNAYNQNGPIFIHAKEVEPYGDIHRFPPAIKADPENFPLTLIGYSRDQQMVFTKLVGDADVDELIVQIFEENPNVEFLHARNAEAGCFICKIERA
- a CDS encoding methylated-DNA--[protein]-cysteine S-methyltransferase — translated: METMTNGYPRLSEDYKRMERAILYLEENYHRQPDLKEIAQSVHLSEFHFQRIFTRWAGVSPKKFMQFLTLDYAKKLLEESKSVLDATYEAGLSSPGRLHDLFVNIEAVTPGEFKQKGTGLKISYGIHPSPFGECLLAVTERGICGLSFIEDGNSKKALQYLCANWPNAQITENRKATASYLEKIFGGAKRNGTALKLFLKGTNFQIKVWEALLKIPAGCVASYEEIAARIGKPTASRAVGSAVANNYVAYLIPCHRVIQKIGAFGNYRWGVPRKKAMLVWEAAKTGAVQSASGL
- a CDS encoding LON peptidase substrate-binding domain-containing protein — encoded protein: MKYKRVLLPIFPLKTVLFPGMPLPLRIFEPRYKKMVGECLAGSGNFGVVLIKEGEEAGPSAAPFEVGTEAKIIKAERLDDGQLFIIVSGQRRFKIVKLLEPEPYLSAEVVFLPELEGDRNAALLTDQILRLVLSDFVQLASIFTLEPVYPFRFPSDPARFSFLASHLLSAPMTTKQQLLESETVEDRLKLARKLFVEERTRFIQEEIPKAFPEN
- a CDS encoding tyrosine-type recombinase/integrase translates to MAHFLAPGVQFNIHPHNELGDNDVFYFDQRRSQKMSPDFFAELLRDADTTDMRFHDLAEQFYYDCKVRNLSPNTLRGYGERLMNFYLFLKVRKIRLEGVNRAVIQDYIMSLKDRVSDHTVNGRLRVLRVFFRFLAREGLSSNGNPMDKVSLIKTENTLKPILMPEQIEQLLSVPNKRIFTGYRNFAILLVFWDSLIRLSELTNLKIADVDLKQGLLKVYGKGRKERVVPVGTKTVRALHLYWVKYRQRIPGELFFCQKSGRMLERRNVERILTRIGERVKLHVTPHLIRHSAATWWIKQGAQPMYLQNLMGHTSMSVTQRYVHLASVDDLKKHHQKFSLADSLRI